In Paenibacillus sp. FSL R7-0345, a single window of DNA contains:
- a CDS encoding BNR-4 repeat-containing protein: MNKLRKWKLTIFVMAMLTLMPAGAGTAAPVLEVVPFPMDSSNQAGWWSPLATYGLGFEYAYMAYNAPGSIPGKHTVAIARRDNDGNWSKLPLMDGTTPAEYLDDLGHNQPSMARDGSGRFHVFASMHSNTWRYYRSDTVGGIPQNHSDELPQGMTVTYPVLTTAPNGDLYLLVRADKDPAGKREAVLFRWNNADSVWTQVKIIAAHLNRSVYPDDLVFDSNGDLHILFEWAYFAASPLRHQLSYLKYSPATNEFTKADGTPVATPVSLTTADIVQPMAPGEAYVQSGSDPGGPGVQSAKMTVDSANRPVIAYRYREEGSTSFAVKLATYEASGWNLQTVYNTAPTNAAIDVTWAGSAARIYYVKSSGADRAFMAVNTAGTWTETSLAPGTPIERLAVDRSPKGIDILYLVDVTNLKLYYGRNQ, translated from the coding sequence TTGAACAAGCTGAGAAAATGGAAGCTAACTATTTTTGTTATGGCCATGCTGACTCTGATGCCGGCGGGAGCGGGAACTGCAGCACCAGTGCTGGAGGTGGTTCCTTTTCCGATGGATTCCAGTAATCAGGCCGGATGGTGGTCACCGCTTGCTACCTACGGGCTTGGTTTTGAGTACGCTTACATGGCTTATAATGCGCCGGGGTCCATTCCGGGTAAACACACAGTTGCTATTGCCAGACGGGATAATGACGGGAATTGGAGCAAGCTGCCGCTTATGGACGGGACTACACCTGCAGAGTACCTTGACGATCTTGGTCATAATCAGCCTTCCATGGCCAGAGACGGGAGCGGCCGGTTTCATGTGTTCGCCTCCATGCACAGCAATACCTGGCGGTATTACCGTTCAGATACAGTAGGAGGAATACCGCAGAACCACTCAGACGAGCTGCCACAGGGTATGACGGTAACGTATCCGGTGCTGACGACGGCTCCCAACGGGGATTTGTATTTGCTGGTACGTGCAGATAAAGATCCGGCAGGTAAAAGAGAGGCCGTTCTGTTCCGCTGGAACAATGCTGATTCGGTGTGGACTCAGGTGAAAATCATTGCGGCTCATCTTAACCGGTCTGTCTATCCGGATGATCTGGTATTTGATTCTAACGGAGATCTGCATATTCTGTTTGAATGGGCGTATTTTGCAGCCAGCCCGCTGCGTCACCAGCTGTCGTATCTGAAATATAGTCCTGCTACCAACGAATTTACCAAAGCAGACGGAACGCCGGTTGCTACACCAGTTAGCCTGACAACAGCGGATATTGTGCAGCCAATGGCTCCTGGAGAAGCTTACGTGCAGAGCGGTAGTGATCCCGGAGGCCCAGGCGTGCAAAGCGCAAAAATGACCGTGGATTCTGCCAACCGTCCGGTTATCGCTTACCGTTATCGTGAAGAGGGGAGTACAAGCTTTGCGGTCAAACTGGCGACTTACGAAGCTTCCGGCTGGAACCTGCAGACTGTCTATAACACGGCGCCGACTAATGCAGCTATAGATGTGACTTGGGCGGGGAGCGCTGCGAGAATCTACTATGTAAAAAGCAGCGGTGCTGACCGCGCCTTCATGGCCGTTAATACAGCCGGAACCTGGACGGAAACCTCGCTTGCGCCGGGCACCCCGATTGAGCGGCTGGCCGTGGACCGCAGTCCCAAGGGCATAGATATTTTGTATCTGGTGGATGTAACGAATCTGAAGCTGTATTACGGGCGTAACCAGTAA
- a CDS encoding FusB/FusC family EF-G-binding protein, with protein MNTPFIRNHQLNVIKKQTEFVQNTLRTVADRRVLETVRYRAAVTVVEAFAGLSMEQQKMLEQISVFESGYDFQRFIDSLEPLMVPYPGITLKQIQKLFPKTKKLRVPDLSTIDFRYVTYLSWVDIAANKLFIVYPHEGQFIGIEGRLIPTNKKGYCLFCNRHQELAFLSVSTKPVHASQDNIASVGQYVCMDNHACNHSITSTEALEKFILSVRKS; from the coding sequence ATGAATACACCATTTATTAGAAACCATCAATTGAATGTGATTAAGAAACAAACGGAATTCGTGCAGAACACCTTGCGGACGGTCGCAGACCGGAGAGTGCTGGAGACCGTGAGGTATCGTGCGGCTGTAACGGTTGTGGAGGCTTTTGCAGGACTTAGTATGGAGCAGCAGAAGATGCTGGAGCAGATTTCGGTGTTTGAGTCGGGTTATGATTTTCAGAGATTCATTGATAGTCTGGAGCCGCTCATGGTTCCATATCCCGGCATTACGCTGAAGCAGATTCAAAAGCTGTTTCCCAAGACCAAGAAGCTGAGGGTGCCGGATCTGAGTACAATTGATTTCAGGTACGTCACCTATCTGAGCTGGGTAGATATAGCTGCCAATAAGCTGTTTATTGTCTATCCTCATGAGGGACAGTTTATCGGAATTGAAGGAAGGCTGATCCCAACGAATAAAAAGGGGTACTGCCTGTTCTGCAACCGGCATCAGGAGCTGGCATTCCTCTCGGTGTCAACCAAGCCTGTACATGCCTCACAAGATAACATTGCTTCTGTTGGCCAGTATGTCTGTATGGACAATCATGCGTGCAATCACAGCATCACGAGTACAGAGGCGCTCGAGAAGTTCATTCTGTCTGTGCGAAAATCCTGA
- the murI gene encoding glutamate racemase has protein sequence MRIGFFDSGIGGITVLHQALKLLPNEDYLFYADTKNVPYGEKTKEEVKQYIFQAVQFIAEQQVKAIVIACNTATSVAIEELRERYDFPILGIEPAVKPAVQKWEIHRKKVLVLATNLTLKEEKFTNLVKRLDHRDIVDSLALPGLVTFAEQHEFKDELVKSYLQQELSRFDLCQYGTVVLGCTHFPYFTNVIKELFPQGTDFISGSIGTANNLKRILECDQLLESGSGHIAFYNSGIRVEDTATLERYGQLLRMLDEL, from the coding sequence ATGCGGATTGGTTTTTTTGACTCCGGAATCGGCGGAATTACGGTGCTGCACCAGGCCCTGAAGCTTCTGCCAAATGAAGATTACCTGTTCTATGCGGATACGAAGAATGTGCCCTACGGAGAGAAAACAAAAGAAGAAGTGAAACAATATATTTTTCAGGCTGTGCAGTTTATTGCGGAGCAGCAGGTAAAAGCAATAGTCATTGCTTGTAATACAGCTACCAGTGTCGCTATCGAGGAGTTGCGTGAACGGTATGATTTTCCGATTCTCGGGATTGAACCGGCCGTAAAGCCGGCTGTGCAGAAATGGGAGATTCACCGCAAAAAGGTGCTCGTCCTGGCCACGAATCTGACGCTGAAGGAAGAAAAGTTCACTAACCTGGTCAAGCGGCTTGACCACCGGGATATCGTCGACAGTCTGGCGCTTCCAGGTCTGGTTACGTTCGCCGAGCAGCATGAGTTTAAGGATGAGCTGGTCAAAAGCTATCTGCAGCAGGAGTTATCCCGCTTCGATCTGTGCCAGTACGGAACGGTTGTGCTTGGCTGCACGCATTTCCCTTACTTTACTAACGTTATCAAAGAGCTTTTCCCGCAAGGTACGGACTTTATCTCAGGCAGTATCGGAACGGCCAATAATCTGAAGCGGATCCTGGAGTGTGATCAGCTGCTGGAGAGCGGAAGCGGACATATCGCTTTTTATAATTCGGGAATTAGAGTAGAAGATACTGCTACGCTGGAACGTTACGGGCAGCTGCTGCGGATGCTGGATGAATTGTAA
- a CDS encoding alpha-amylase family glycosyl hydrolase, with translation MARNKTRRFLSWLVIFALCFSLFGASGGASASNTNYTVTYTSSTATAVTLHWTTNNWSSLTDTSMSKSGTTFTANLSVAEGATLTYCYHITAPTDSWDNNGGKNWTVTIPSAGRYEAENAALTGGAKVNTNHTGYSGSGFVDGYTASGAAAAFTIQASAAGTYNTTLRYANATGSNKTVSVYVNGTKIKQTTLANLSSWDTWGEQTESLNLQAGSNTITYKYDSTDSGNINLDYVTVLPGTTPTATPSATPSPTPVVTPSPTPVPTATPTPTNTPTATPVVTPTPSPSPTATAAGITVHVKKPSGWNSAMRIHYWNLSPSSVPVSGAWPGILMNADGNDWYSYTIPGAASTSLIFNDSNGKQTGDLTRNVKESWYYTDNVWYSANPEALKTPVITVSPAPKTYDAAQTVALTSSNTGDKIYYTTNGSTPTTASALYTGPIQVSSSLTIKAFGVNADGVAGSVSSFAYVIDLNADLQPPVITPNLPVGQSATAVNVSFNIKDNKAGTVTAYYTDDGTEPTTSSKVYLTGNVLAGLTGPQILIAKTTTLKFLILDAAGNKATQSFVYSIGSKGDFREDSIYFVITSRFYDGDTSNNAHAWDDAKAGNPDSDPAWRGDFKGLIQKLDYIKALGFSAIWITPVVQNASGYDYHGYHAINFAKIDPRYESAGASYQDLINAAHAKGIKVIQDIVVNHTGNFGEENLFPMFKKDETKPDTIANLLKITNKLPANYDSMTPDQQYQARLALMKTAETNNNIYHTEKSLSWESYTVQTGQIAGDCVDLNTENPVVNQYLIDSYNQYIDMGVDAFRVDTVKHVSRYIFNKYFVPAWKERGGSNFFIFGEVATRYRDVWNSGIPAISTPFYTWKSSKAYPGDGQNDYASNKLSVEQEWADNSTTAGQPTSNNAFLIGNTYHTPDYSMKSGMDVIDFPMHWAFKTAQEAFSMRSGDQFYNDATWNVTYVDSHDYAPDQAPENQRFAGTQDTWAENLALMFTFRGIPAIYYGSEIEFQKGKAIDVGPNAPLSTTGRAYFGDHIEGSVTVQDFGKYTNATGTLAESLNHPLAKHIRQLNLIRRAVPALQKGQYSTENVSGNLAFKRRYTDAAKGIDSFALVTISGNATFTGIPNGTYVDAVTGDTKNVTNGTITLNCSGKGNARVYVLNGSGGIGESGTYLK, from the coding sequence TTGGCAAGAAATAAAACGAGGCGTTTTCTTTCCTGGCTGGTCATTTTTGCGCTCTGCTTCAGCTTGTTCGGTGCATCCGGCGGAGCTTCCGCCAGCAATACTAATTATACGGTCACTTATACCAGCAGTACGGCAACAGCTGTAACACTGCACTGGACAACGAATAACTGGTCGAGCCTAACAGATACGTCGATGTCTAAAAGCGGAACAACCTTCACGGCCAATCTTTCAGTCGCGGAAGGGGCTACTTTAACGTATTGCTATCACATCACTGCTCCAACCGACAGCTGGGACAATAACGGCGGCAAAAACTGGACCGTAACCATTCCCTCTGCAGGCAGATATGAAGCAGAAAACGCGGCATTAACAGGCGGGGCAAAAGTAAACACCAATCACACCGGCTACTCGGGATCGGGTTTTGTGGACGGGTATACGGCCAGCGGGGCAGCCGCTGCTTTTACCATACAGGCGTCTGCTGCAGGCACCTATAACACTACCCTGCGTTATGCGAACGCGACTGGCAGTAACAAAACAGTATCCGTATATGTGAACGGGACCAAAATCAAGCAAACCACACTTGCAAATCTAAGCAGCTGGGACACCTGGGGCGAACAGACAGAGTCACTTAACCTTCAGGCGGGCAGCAACACCATCACCTATAAATACGATTCAACCGACAGCGGAAATATTAATCTTGATTATGTAACCGTTCTGCCCGGAACAACACCAACGGCAACTCCATCTGCCACACCATCACCAACTCCAGTGGTTACACCTTCACCAACTCCTGTACCCACAGCAACTCCCACACCTACGAATACACCCACAGCAACACCTGTAGTAACACCAACACCGTCACCGTCACCAACAGCAACTGCAGCGGGTATTACGGTCCATGTGAAAAAGCCGTCCGGCTGGAACTCGGCCATGCGCATCCATTACTGGAACCTGAGTCCGTCGTCGGTACCTGTCAGCGGAGCCTGGCCGGGCATTCTGATGAATGCCGACGGCAATGACTGGTACAGCTATACCATTCCCGGTGCGGCAAGCACCAGCCTGATTTTCAATGACAGCAACGGCAAACAGACAGGCGATTTAACCCGTAATGTAAAAGAAAGCTGGTATTATACAGACAACGTCTGGTATAGCGCTAATCCGGAAGCGCTGAAGACACCGGTCATCACCGTCTCGCCCGCTCCAAAAACATACGATGCTGCACAAACGGTTGCATTAACCAGCAGCAATACCGGCGACAAAATCTACTATACTACCAACGGTTCAACACCGACGACGGCATCGGCACTGTATACTGGACCAATCCAGGTTTCATCCTCGCTAACGATAAAAGCGTTTGGCGTGAACGCGGACGGTGTAGCAGGCAGTGTGTCCTCTTTTGCCTATGTGATTGACCTGAATGCCGATCTGCAGCCGCCGGTAATAACGCCGAATCTGCCGGTAGGCCAGTCCGCTACAGCGGTCAATGTCTCTTTTAACATCAAAGACAACAAAGCTGGAACGGTAACCGCCTACTATACGGATGACGGAACTGAGCCTACTACCAGCTCCAAAGTATATCTCACAGGTAATGTGCTTGCCGGGCTGACCGGTCCGCAGATTCTGATTGCCAAAACAACTACCCTCAAGTTCCTCATTCTTGACGCCGCCGGCAACAAGGCGACCCAAAGCTTCGTCTACAGCATCGGCAGCAAAGGGGATTTCCGTGAGGATTCGATTTACTTTGTGATCACTTCCCGCTTCTATGACGGGGATACCAGCAACAACGCCCATGCCTGGGACGATGCCAAGGCCGGCAACCCGGATTCCGATCCGGCGTGGCGAGGGGATTTCAAGGGCCTGATCCAAAAGCTTGATTACATCAAAGCGCTCGGCTTCAGCGCCATCTGGATTACACCTGTCGTGCAGAATGCCAGCGGATATGATTACCACGGCTATCACGCGATTAATTTTGCCAAAATCGATCCGAGATACGAGTCCGCAGGCGCCTCCTACCAGGATCTGATCAACGCCGCCCATGCCAAGGGCATCAAGGTTATCCAGGATATCGTCGTCAATCATACCGGCAATTTCGGCGAGGAGAACCTGTTCCCGATGTTTAAGAAGGATGAAACCAAGCCGGATACGATCGCGAATCTGCTCAAAATAACTAACAAGCTGCCGGCCAACTACGACTCCATGACCCCGGATCAGCAGTATCAGGCCAGACTGGCCTTAATGAAAACCGCCGAGACTAACAACAACATTTATCATACAGAAAAAAGCCTCTCCTGGGAGTCATACACCGTCCAGACCGGACAAATCGCCGGGGATTGTGTGGACCTCAACACGGAGAATCCGGTGGTCAACCAGTATCTGATCGACAGCTACAATCAGTATATCGATATGGGCGTTGACGCTTTCCGGGTGGATACGGTGAAGCATGTCAGCCGGTATATTTTTAACAAGTACTTTGTTCCGGCATGGAAGGAAAGAGGCGGCTCAAACTTCTTCATCTTCGGTGAGGTCGCTACCCGGTACAGAGATGTCTGGAACAGCGGCATCCCGGCGATATCCACACCGTTCTATACGTGGAAGTCGTCAAAAGCTTACCCTGGCGACGGTCAAAATGACTACGCTTCCAACAAGCTGTCCGTTGAACAGGAATGGGCGGATAACTCCACAACTGCGGGTCAGCCGACATCGAATAATGCTTTTTTGATCGGCAACACTTATCATACTCCGGACTACTCCATGAAATCGGGCATGGACGTGATCGACTTCCCGATGCACTGGGCGTTCAAAACAGCGCAGGAAGCGTTCAGCATGCGCAGCGGAGACCAGTTCTATAATGATGCCACCTGGAACGTGACTTACGTGGATTCCCATGACTATGCTCCTGACCAGGCGCCGGAAAATCAGCGTTTTGCCGGAACACAGGATACTTGGGCAGAAAATCTGGCATTGATGTTCACCTTCCGCGGCATCCCGGCTATCTACTATGGCTCGGAAATCGAATTCCAGAAGGGAAAAGCAATCGATGTCGGACCCAATGCACCGCTTAGTACAACAGGACGCGCTTATTTCGGCGATCATATTGAGGGCAGCGTCACTGTGCAGGATTTTGGAAAATATACGAATGCTACGGGTACACTCGCCGAATCGCTGAATCATCCGCTGGCCAAACACATCCGTCAGCTTAATCTGATCAGAAGAGCGGTACCTGCCCTGCAAAAGGGTCAATACTCCACAGAGAATGTCAGCGGCAATCTGGCTTTCAAAAGAAGATACACCGACGCAGCCAAAGGTATCGACAGCTTCGCGCTGGTAACAATTTCCGGCAACGCCACCTTCACGGGTATTCCGAACGGAACTTATGTGGATGCTGTAACAGGGGATACCAAAAATGTAACGAACGGTACCATTACCCTGAACTGCTCCGGCAAAGGTAACGCCAGAGTCTATGTGCTGAACGGCAGCGGCGGAATCGGAGAGAGCGGGACTTACTTGAAATAG
- a CDS encoding discoidin domain-containing protein: protein MQRKYVIWSLVAAMLVSTLYLAAGSFGIVFAAGGQNLTTGKIVTASGQSQTYTPDNVKDSNPGTYWESANSSFPQWIQVDLGTSTSIDQVVLKLPPAWETRTQTLSVQGSTDGALFSTLAGSAAYVFNPDTGNTATVNFTAASTRYVRISVTANTGWPAAQFSEVEIYGATGATPTPAPTATPAAGTYQAEAAALSGGAKVNTDHTGFSGTGFVDGYWTQGAATAFTVNVQAAGTRNVTLRYGNGNASPQTLSLYVNGAKIRQTSLPNLPNWDTWGTKTEALNLNAGNNIITYKFDAGDSANVNLDQITVADTATATPTPTPVVTPIVTPAPTATSAPTATPTPVPTQTVMPSPTIAPTSPPGSNIAIGKDITASSATQNFTASNAIDNNTATYWEGGSNPSNLTLDFGANQNITSIVLKLNPAAEWGTRTQTIQVLGHNQTATAFSNLVAAQTYTFNPATGNTVTIPVTATVKRLQLNITANSGAPAGQIAEFQVYGSPAANPDLTITGMSWTPAAPDEASAVTLNAVVKKIGNTASAATMVNFYLNNELAGTAAVGALAAGSSSTVTVNAGTRTAASYALSAKVDETNLVIEQNEANNSYSHASPLVVNPIASSDLTAAVSWSPGTPSAGSSVGFSVSLRNQGIIASAGGAHAVTVVLKNAAGATVQTFNGTYNGVIAAGQAVQLTVPGTWTAVNGNYTAAVTVAADGNEAASKQNNNTSTANLVVYALRGASMPYSKYDTEDAVRGGAAVLRTAPTFDQSLTASEASGQKYIALPSNGSYAEWTVRPGQGGAGVTMRFTMPDSSDGMGLSGSLDVYVNGSKVKTAALTSYYSWQYFSGDMPSDAPGGGRPLFRFDEVHFKLDTALKAGDTIRIQKNNGDAYEYGVDFLEIEPVPAAIARPANAVSVTDHGAIANDGKDDLAAFKAAVSAAVAAGKTLYIPEGTFNLGGMWEIGSVSSKINNITITGAGLWHTNIQFTNPNAAGGGISLRVTGKLDFSNVYMNSNLRSRYGQNAIYKGFMDNFGTNSIIHDVWVEHFECGMWVGDYAHTPAIYATGLIVENSRIRNNLADGINFSQGTSNSTVRNSSIRNNGDDGLAVWTSNTNGAPAGVNNTFSYNTIENNWRAAAIAFFGGSGHKADHNYIIDTVGGSGIRMNTVFPGYHFQNNTDIVFSDTTIINSGTSQDLYNGERGAIDLEASNDAIKNVTFTNIDIINTQRDAVQFGYGGGFENIVFNNININGTGLDGITTSRFSGPHKGAAIYTYTGNGAATFNNLATSNIAYPNLNYIQSGFNLTINN from the coding sequence ATGCAGAGGAAGTATGTCATCTGGTCACTTGTAGCAGCGATGCTGGTCTCGACCCTGTATCTGGCTGCCGGTTCCTTCGGAATCGTATTTGCCGCAGGAGGGCAGAATCTGACAACGGGTAAAATCGTCACTGCAAGCGGACAATCCCAGACGTACACACCGGACAATGTAAAAGACAGTAACCCGGGCACCTACTGGGAGAGTGCAAACAGCTCTTTTCCGCAATGGATTCAGGTCGACCTCGGGACAAGCACAAGCATTGACCAGGTCGTGCTGAAGCTGCCGCCTGCCTGGGAGACACGTACACAGACTCTGTCTGTTCAGGGCAGCACGGACGGAGCTTTATTCAGTACTCTGGCCGGCAGCGCCGCTTATGTATTCAACCCTGACACAGGCAATACGGCAACGGTTAATTTCACCGCTGCCAGCACCCGCTATGTGCGGATCAGTGTAACAGCCAATACAGGCTGGCCGGCTGCCCAGTTCTCGGAGGTTGAGATTTATGGCGCTACCGGTGCAACGCCGACACCTGCACCGACAGCAACGCCGGCTGCGGGTACCTATCAGGCGGAAGCCGCAGCGCTCTCCGGCGGTGCCAAGGTAAATACCGATCATACCGGTTTTTCGGGTACAGGCTTTGTAGACGGCTACTGGACACAAGGAGCAGCTACTGCATTCACGGTCAATGTGCAGGCGGCCGGGACGCGAAATGTCACACTCCGGTACGGCAACGGAAATGCCTCGCCCCAGACCTTGAGCCTCTATGTGAACGGGGCCAAAATCCGCCAGACCTCGCTGCCGAACCTGCCCAACTGGGATACATGGGGCACAAAGACTGAAGCACTTAATCTGAATGCGGGAAATAATATCATCACCTACAAATTTGATGCCGGCGATAGCGCCAACGTCAATCTTGATCAGATCACGGTGGCGGACACAGCAACAGCTACACCTACGCCTACGCCTGTAGTAACCCCAATTGTTACGCCTGCTCCTACAGCAACTTCAGCACCTACGGCCACGCCGACACCTGTGCCGACTCAGACCGTAATGCCTTCACCAACAATAGCGCCAACTTCTCCGCCGGGCAGTAATATCGCGATCGGCAAAGACATCACCGCATCGTCTGCAACCCAGAACTTCACAGCTTCCAATGCTATTGACAATAATACCGCTACTTATTGGGAAGGCGGCAGCAACCCGAGTAATCTGACGTTGGATTTTGGAGCCAATCAGAATATTACCTCGATTGTCCTGAAGCTGAACCCGGCTGCGGAATGGGGGACACGGACCCAGACCATTCAGGTGCTCGGGCATAATCAGACTGCAACCGCTTTCAGCAATCTGGTTGCTGCCCAGACCTATACGTTCAATCCGGCTACCGGTAATACGGTTACTATTCCGGTAACTGCGACAGTTAAGCGGCTGCAGCTGAATATTACAGCCAACAGCGGCGCGCCTGCAGGCCAGATAGCGGAATTTCAGGTGTACGGCTCACCGGCCGCCAATCCGGATCTGACCATCACCGGGATGTCCTGGACACCGGCCGCTCCGGATGAAGCCAGTGCAGTTACGCTGAATGCTGTTGTAAAAAAAATCGGCAATACTGCATCTGCAGCGACCATGGTAAACTTTTACCTGAACAACGAGCTGGCCGGAACAGCTGCCGTCGGTGCACTTGCCGCAGGGTCTTCGTCTACTGTAACGGTTAATGCCGGAACCCGTACTGCAGCCAGCTATGCTTTAAGCGCCAAGGTGGACGAGACGAATCTGGTCATCGAGCAGAATGAAGCGAATAACAGCTACAGCCATGCATCCCCGCTTGTTGTTAATCCTATAGCTAGCTCTGACCTTACCGCAGCTGTCTCGTGGAGCCCGGGTACACCGTCAGCTGGCAGCAGTGTTGGCTTCTCGGTCAGTCTCCGGAATCAGGGCATTATTGCCTCAGCCGGCGGGGCCCATGCTGTAACGGTTGTGCTTAAAAATGCCGCTGGTGCCACCGTACAGACCTTTAACGGCACTTATAACGGTGTGATCGCTGCAGGGCAGGCTGTTCAACTGACCGTCCCGGGTACGTGGACAGCTGTGAACGGAAATTATACAGCAGCGGTTACGGTAGCGGCAGACGGAAATGAAGCAGCTTCCAAACAGAATAACAATACCAGCACGGCTAATCTGGTTGTCTACGCTCTGCGCGGAGCAAGTATGCCATACAGTAAATATGACACTGAGGATGCTGTAAGAGGCGGTGCGGCAGTACTCAGGACGGCTCCGACCTTTGACCAGTCGTTGACCGCATCGGAAGCTTCGGGCCAGAAGTACATTGCTCTTCCGTCCAATGGCTCTTATGCCGAATGGACCGTCAGACCCGGGCAGGGCGGTGCCGGGGTAACCATGCGTTTCACCATGCCGGATTCCTCGGACGGAATGGGCCTGAGCGGCTCGCTGGATGTCTATGTGAACGGGAGCAAGGTCAAGACAGCTGCCTTAACTTCATACTACAGCTGGCAGTATTTTTCAGGGGATATGCCGTCTGATGCACCGGGCGGCGGACGTCCGCTGTTCCGCTTTGATGAAGTACACTTCAAGCTGGATACGGCGCTCAAGGCCGGAGATACGATCCGCATCCAGAAAAATAACGGCGATGCCTACGAATACGGTGTAGACTTCCTGGAGATTGAGCCGGTTCCTGCCGCTATTGCCCGTCCGGCCAATGCGGTGTCCGTTACCGACCACGGGGCAATAGCAAATGACGGCAAAGATGATCTTGCTGCCTTCAAGGCTGCTGTCAGTGCAGCTGTGGCTGCGGGCAAGACGCTATATATTCCGGAAGGAACGTTTAACCTTGGCGGGATGTGGGAAATCGGCTCGGTCAGCAGCAAAATCAACAACATCACGATAACCGGTGCCGGCTTATGGCATACCAATATCCAGTTCACCAATCCGAATGCGGCAGGCGGGGGAATCTCGTTGCGCGTCACCGGAAAGCTGGATTTCAGTAATGTCTATATGAATTCGAATCTGCGCTCGCGTTATGGCCAGAATGCCATTTACAAAGGCTTTATGGACAATTTCGGTACCAATTCAATTATCCATGATGTGTGGGTGGAGCATTTTGAATGCGGGATGTGGGTAGGGGATTATGCGCACACACCAGCGATCTATGCAACCGGATTGATTGTAGAAAACAGCCGGATCCGCAACAATCTGGCTGACGGCATCAATTTTTCGCAGGGAACCAGCAATTCAACCGTGCGCAACAGCAGTATCCGCAATAACGGGGACGACGGGCTCGCCGTATGGACCAGCAACACCAACGGAGCTCCGGCCGGAGTAAATAATACCTTCTCGTACAATACGATTGAGAATAACTGGCGGGCTGCAGCGATTGCTTTCTTTGGCGGAAGCGGACACAAAGCAGATCACAACTACATTATAGATACAGTCGGCGGTTCCGGCATCCGGATGAATACCGTGTTCCCGGGCTACCATTTCCAGAATAATACGGATATTGTGTTCTCGGATACAACGATCATCAACAGCGGTACCAGCCAGGATCTTTACAACGGGGAGAGAGGGGCTATCGATCTGGAGGCCTCCAATGATGCCATCAAAAATGTGACCTTTACCAATATTGATATCATCAACACCCAGCGTGATGCGGTCCAGTTCGGTTATGGCGGCGGATTTGAGAATATCGTATTTAATAACATTAATATTAATGGAACAGGACTCGACGGAATTACTACCTCACGGTTCTCCGGGCCGCATAAAGGGGCAGCCATCTATACGTATACCGGCAACGGAGCAGCTACCTTCAACAACCTTGCCACAAGCAATATTGCCTACCCGAATCTGAACTACATCCAGTCCGGATTTAATCTGACCATCAATAATTGA